In a single window of the Gemmatimonadota bacterium genome:
- a CDS encoding DUF4976 domain-containing protein: protein MRWKTAAWRTTPSSSSPGTTAWRSASTGCSASRISTSTAYASPWSSPGPGIPHGVRRSAYAYLLDIFPTLCDVTGLDTPGSVEGVSLAPAFDDPGVHPRDTLFAAYRQWQRMVKDDRFKLIEYVVDGCRTTQLFDLERDPLECRNLAGETAHADRLAALRSRLSDWRDEWDDADSEWGRAFWTGYDA, encoded by the coding sequence ATGCGCTGGAAGACCGCGGCATGGCGGACGACACCATCGTCGTCTTCGCCGGGGACAACGGCCTGGCGATCGGCCAGCACGGGCTGTTCGGCAAGCAGAATCTCTACGAGCACAGCATACGCGTCCCCCTGGTCTTCTCCGGGCCCGGGCATCCCGCACGGTGTGCGACGCAGCGCCTACGCTTACCTGCTCGATATCTTCCCTACCCTGTGCGATGTGACGGGATTGGATACGCCCGGTTCCGTGGAGGGTGTGAGCCTGGCGCCGGCGTTCGATGATCCCGGCGTACACCCGAGGGACACGCTGTTCGCGGCCTACCGCCAGTGGCAGCGCATGGTGAAGGACGACCGGTTCAAACTGATCGAATACGTGGTCGACGGGTGCCGGACGACCCAGCTGTTCGACCTGGAACGCGACCCGCTGGAATGCCGCAATCTGGCCGGCGAAACTGCTCATGCCGACCGGCTTGCGGCCCTCCGATCCAGGCTTTCCGACTGGCGGGACGAATGGGATGACGCGGATAGCGAGTGGGGCCGGGCCTTCTGGACCGGGTACGACGCGTGA
- a CDS encoding isoleucine--tRNA ligase: MSGQMFKPFDGKMEYPAMEERILAWWAEHRIFDKLRAQLAERPIWSFIDGPITANNAMGVHHAWGRTYKDMYCRYKAMKGFNQRWQNGFDCQGLWVEVEVERALGFDSKRDIETFGLAEFSRACRARVDEYAERITRQSIRMGHWMQWYHEDGHPASYFTLDDNNIEHIWHFLKACDDRKWLYRGHRSMPWCWRCGTSLSQHELVDSYQEQTDPSCFFRCRVGGREDEYFLVWTTTPWTLTANTALALHPEAEYAKAVLDGAHYYLMKSLVATVLPPEAEVVETVKGEDLIGLPFHGPLEDLPAQREVNRTTVAWEMVSDEEGTGIVHIAPGCGAEDYQLGQELDLAIIVPIDENGYFTDDIGPLAATHVRDSAEGVRRELESRGVLFRWEDYTHRYPFCWRCKTPLVFRLADEWFISADEIRAPMKRAAATVQWVPEYSGLLMQDWLDNMGDWCISRRRFWGLPLPFYCCGNCDHINVIGSTAELRERAVDPALVDDLPELHRPWIDEIEITCERCGEAARRVTEVGDCWLDAGIVPFSTLNYLPEHRGIEGTIRSERGPEAERDKASVASPGPESTWESWSPADWITEMREQIRLWFYSQLFMSVTLYDQSPFKAVLTYEEMRDENGEPFSKSGDNAIAVEDATARMGADVMRWQYAGAPLNMVFRFGYGPAEEVTRKMLRLWNVYAFFVTYANLPDCPPISTAAPVTDRSELDRWVLSRMHQLIRHCNDRMDHFDSAAVVRETERFIDVLSTWYVRRSRRRFWKSGDDADKQSAIQTLYEVLVTMSRLIAPILPFSAEELYRSLVPPVDASAPESVHLCAYPEASGELIDQDLMDDMDDLMLVIELGRSARNEARMKVRQPAIRLLVQPASSRQGRTIERMRSQVLEELNVKDLELVDSEDAFRGYAVKPVFSKWGPRFGKRLNAVRQALETLDGDETGALVAGGEVLTLEVEGERVDLSPEELEVERVDADGLSVTSDFGCTVAIDTTVTRDLLLEGLMRDFVRHVQNLRKEADFNVDDRITLYYEADGDLAEAIDTHADYIRTETLSTALRDEPVPGDVHSGELRLGEHVARIGVLK, encoded by the coding sequence GTGTCTGGCCAGATGTTCAAGCCCTTTGACGGAAAGATGGAATACCCCGCCATGGAGGAGCGCATACTCGCATGGTGGGCGGAGCATCGGATTTTCGATAAACTGCGCGCGCAATTGGCTGAACGCCCCATCTGGTCCTTCATCGACGGTCCGATAACCGCCAACAACGCCATGGGCGTCCACCACGCCTGGGGCCGGACGTACAAGGACATGTACTGCCGCTACAAGGCCATGAAGGGGTTCAACCAGCGGTGGCAGAACGGGTTCGACTGCCAGGGACTCTGGGTGGAAGTCGAGGTCGAGCGGGCGCTGGGATTCGATTCGAAGCGGGATATCGAGACCTTCGGCCTGGCGGAGTTTTCCCGGGCGTGCCGCGCGAGGGTGGACGAGTACGCGGAGCGGATCACGCGTCAGTCCATCCGCATGGGCCACTGGATGCAGTGGTACCATGAAGACGGCCATCCGGCGTCCTACTTCACGCTGGACGACAACAACATCGAACATATCTGGCACTTTCTCAAGGCCTGTGACGACCGGAAATGGCTGTACAGGGGCCACCGGTCCATGCCCTGGTGCTGGCGGTGCGGCACCAGCCTGAGCCAGCACGAATTGGTCGACTCCTACCAGGAACAGACCGATCCCTCCTGTTTCTTCCGCTGCCGCGTCGGCGGCCGTGAAGACGAGTACTTCCTGGTCTGGACTACCACGCCGTGGACCCTGACCGCGAACACCGCGCTGGCGCTGCACCCGGAAGCCGAATATGCGAAGGCGGTCCTGGACGGCGCGCACTACTACCTGATGAAATCGCTTGTCGCCACGGTATTGCCGCCGGAAGCCGAAGTCGTCGAGACGGTGAAGGGGGAGGACCTGATCGGCCTTCCGTTCCACGGTCCGCTGGAGGATCTTCCGGCGCAGCGGGAGGTTAACCGCACCACCGTCGCCTGGGAAATGGTCTCGGACGAGGAAGGCACGGGGATCGTCCATATCGCGCCGGGTTGCGGCGCCGAGGACTATCAGCTCGGACAGGAGCTGGACCTGGCCATTATCGTGCCGATCGATGAAAATGGCTATTTCACGGACGACATCGGTCCGCTCGCGGCCACCCATGTACGGGATTCGGCCGAGGGCGTCCGGCGCGAGCTGGAATCCAGGGGCGTGCTGTTCCGCTGGGAAGACTACACGCACCGGTATCCCTTCTGCTGGCGGTGCAAGACACCCCTGGTCTTCCGCCTGGCCGACGAGTGGTTCATTTCCGCGGACGAGATCAGGGCGCCCATGAAGCGGGCCGCCGCCACGGTCCAATGGGTACCCGAGTACAGCGGACTCCTGATGCAGGACTGGCTGGACAACATGGGGGACTGGTGCATTTCGCGCCGGCGATTCTGGGGGCTGCCCCTGCCCTTTTACTGTTGCGGGAACTGCGACCATATCAATGTCATAGGAAGCACGGCCGAACTGCGCGAGCGGGCCGTGGATCCTGCGCTCGTTGACGACCTGCCCGAACTTCACCGCCCTTGGATCGACGAAATCGAGATCACCTGCGAACGGTGCGGCGAAGCCGCCCGCAGGGTGACCGAAGTGGGCGACTGCTGGCTCGACGCCGGGATCGTGCCCTTTTCGACCTTGAATTACCTGCCGGAACACCGCGGGATCGAAGGCACGATCCGGTCGGAGCGCGGACCGGAAGCCGAAAGGGACAAGGCGAGTGTTGCCTCGCCCGGTCCGGAATCCACCTGGGAATCGTGGTCTCCCGCGGACTGGATCACGGAAATGCGGGAACAGATCAGGCTCTGGTTCTATTCCCAGTTGTTCATGTCGGTGACCCTCTACGACCAGTCGCCGTTCAAGGCCGTGCTCACCTACGAAGAAATGAGGGACGAAAACGGCGAGCCCTTCAGCAAGAGCGGCGACAACGCCATCGCCGTGGAGGACGCCACGGCCCGCATGGGCGCCGACGTGATGCGGTGGCAGTACGCCGGCGCGCCGCTGAACATGGTCTTCCGGTTCGGTTACGGTCCCGCCGAGGAGGTAACCCGGAAGATGCTGCGGCTGTGGAACGTTTACGCGTTCTTCGTGACCTACGCCAACCTGCCGGATTGCCCGCCGATTTCCACTGCCGCCCCCGTAACGGACCGCAGCGAACTTGACCGATGGGTGCTCTCGCGGATGCATCAGCTGATCCGCCATTGCAACGACCGGATGGACCATTTCGATTCGGCCGCGGTGGTCCGCGAAACAGAACGGTTCATCGACGTGCTTTCCACCTGGTACGTCCGCCGGAGCCGGCGGCGATTCTGGAAGAGCGGCGATGACGCGGACAAGCAGTCGGCGATCCAGACGCTTTACGAAGTGCTGGTGACGATGAGCAGGCTGATCGCGCCCATCCTGCCTTTTTCCGCCGAGGAGCTCTACCGGAGCCTGGTCCCTCCCGTCGACGCATCGGCGCCGGAGAGCGTCCATCTCTGCGCATATCCTGAGGCGTCCGGCGAACTGATCGACCAGGATCTCATGGACGACATGGATGACCTGATGCTGGTGATCGAACTGGGCCGCTCCGCGCGCAACGAAGCCCGGATGAAAGTCCGCCAGCCGGCCATCCGGCTGCTGGTGCAACCCGCGAGCTCCCGGCAGGGCAGAACCATCGAGCGGATGCGCTCGCAGGTGCTGGAAGAACTGAACGTGAAAGACCTGGAACTGGTCGACAGCGAGGACGCGTTTCGCGGATACGCGGTGAAGCCGGTTTTCTCGAAGTGGGGTCCCCGGTTTGGCAAGCGGCTCAACGCCGTGCGGCAGGCGCTGGAGACACTGGACGGCGACGAGACCGGCGCCCTTGTCGCAGGCGGCGAGGTCCTTACGCTCGAGGTGGAGGGTGAACGGGTCGATCTGTCGCCCGAAGAGCTCGAGGTCGAACGGGTGGACGCGGACGGGCTGTCCGTGACTTCGGACTTCGGATGCACGGTCGCCATCGACACCACGGTAACCCGCGATCTCCTGCTCGAGGGACTGATGCGGGACTTCGTCCGCCACGTGCAGAATCTCCGCAAGGAAGCCGACTTCAACGTGGACGACCGGATCACGCTTTACTACGAGGCGGACGGCGACCTGGCCGAGGCCATCGATACCCACGCCGACTACATCAGGACGGAAACGCTGTCGACGGCGCTTCGCGACGAGCCCGTACCCGGAGATGTCCATTCCGGCGAACTCAGGCTCGGTGAGCACGTCGCCCGCATCGGGGTATTGAAGTAA
- a CDS encoding M48 family metallopeptidase, whose protein sequence is MRVDDIEVEVHRKRIRHLYLRVGPPDGRLRVSAPLRVGDDSIRQAVARRMPWVRRQQERQRQRERESARSWVSGERHFVEGIDRVLNVTTHEGPPQIGLLGDSTLEMRVRPGTGRDERADLLSAWYRERLKTSIPRLIAAWEPFMGVTVKEWRIRKMRTRWGSCSVRNGRIWLSLELAKKPMRCLEYVIVHEMAHLIEPSHNRRFWAILDRHLPDWRARRDELNRFPVMDGEG, encoded by the coding sequence TTGCGCGTGGACGATATCGAGGTGGAAGTCCACCGGAAGCGGATCAGGCACCTGTACCTCAGGGTAGGTCCACCCGACGGACGCCTGAGGGTCTCCGCGCCGCTTCGCGTCGGTGATGATTCGATCCGCCAGGCTGTGGCGAGACGAATGCCCTGGGTCCGGCGGCAGCAGGAAAGGCAGCGCCAAAGGGAACGGGAATCCGCCCGGTCCTGGGTATCGGGCGAGCGCCATTTCGTGGAGGGGATCGACCGCGTGTTAAACGTCACAACCCACGAAGGACCGCCGCAGATCGGCCTCCTGGGCGACTCGACGCTGGAAATGCGCGTTCGACCAGGTACCGGCCGGGACGAACGGGCGGACCTGCTCTCTGCCTGGTACCGAGAACGGCTGAAAACGAGTATCCCCCGCCTGATCGCGGCATGGGAACCGTTTATGGGCGTGACGGTGAAGGAATGGCGGATCCGTAAGATGAGAACCCGCTGGGGAAGCTGCAGCGTACGAAACGGCCGGATCTGGCTGAGCCTGGAGCTGGCCAAAAAACCGATGCGATGCCTCGAGTACGTGATCGTCCACGAAATGGCCCACCTGATCGAACCCTCGCACAATCGCCGCTTCTGGGCCATCCTCGACCGACACCTGCCCGACTGGCGCGCGCGCAGGGACGAACTGAACCGGTTCCCGGTCATGGACGGCGAGGGGTAG
- a CDS encoding sulfatase-like hydrolase/transferase: protein MSRGKPNILFFFTDDQRFDTIHALGNPLVHTPAMDRLVDRGVSFTQAHIPGGTSAAICMPSRAMLHTGRTLFHLDGAGADIPPEHTLMGEYLRSHGYRTWGTGKWHNGVSSYARSFSDGAEIFFGGMDDHWNVPVFNYDPEGKYEGRLPQCPDAFRSNEVKTRKGDHVHAGRHSSEIFADCAAEWLQGYDSEDPFFMYVSFMAPHDPRTMPREFLELYDPEAIPLPRNFMGGHPFDNGDLKVRDEVLETFPRDPASVRRHIAEYYAMISHLDAQMGRVMDALEDRGMADDTIVVFAGDNGLAIGQHGLFGKQNLYEHSIRVPLVFSGPGHPARCATQRLRLPARYLPYPVRCDGIGYARFRGGCEPGAGVR from the coding sequence TTGAGCCGCGGCAAGCCCAATATCCTGTTCTTCTTTACAGACGATCAGCGCTTCGATACGATTCACGCGCTGGGGAATCCCCTGGTTCACACGCCCGCCATGGACCGGCTGGTCGACCGGGGCGTGTCCTTTACGCAAGCCCATATCCCCGGGGGCACATCGGCCGCCATCTGCATGCCCAGCCGGGCCATGCTGCATACAGGCCGCACGCTGTTTCATCTCGACGGCGCCGGTGCGGACATTCCGCCGGAGCACACGCTGATGGGGGAATACCTGCGGTCCCACGGCTACCGCACCTGGGGCACGGGAAAATGGCACAACGGCGTCTCGTCATACGCCCGCAGTTTTTCGGACGGCGCGGAGATCTTCTTCGGGGGCATGGACGACCACTGGAACGTACCGGTCTTCAACTACGACCCGGAGGGGAAGTACGAAGGAAGGCTGCCTCAGTGTCCGGATGCCTTCCGCTCGAACGAAGTGAAAACCCGGAAGGGGGACCACGTGCACGCCGGGCGGCACTCCAGCGAGATCTTCGCCGACTGTGCCGCCGAATGGTTACAGGGGTATGATTCCGAAGATCCCTTTTTCATGTACGTCTCGTTCATGGCGCCCCACGACCCCAGGACGATGCCCCGGGAGTTCCTGGAGCTGTATGATCCCGAGGCCATCCCGCTGCCGCGGAACTTCATGGGCGGCCATCCCTTCGATAACGGCGACCTGAAGGTACGGGACGAAGTCCTGGAGACGTTCCCGCGGGATCCCGCGAGCGTGCGGCGCCACATCGCCGAATACTACGCGATGATTTCCCATCTCGACGCGCAGATGGGGCGGGTCATGGATGCGCTGGAAGACCGCGGCATGGCGGACGACACCATCGTCGTCTTCGCCGGGGACAACGGCCTGGCGATCGGCCAGCACGGGCTGTTCGGCAAGCAGAATCTCTACGAGCACAGCATACGCGTCCCCCTGGTCTTCTCCGGGCCCGGGCATCCCGCACGGTGTGCGACGCAGCGCCTACGCTTACCTGCTCGATATCTTCCCTACCCTGTGCGATGTGACGGGATTGGATACGCCCGGTTCCGTGGAGGGTGTGAGCCTGGCGCCGGCGTTCGATGA
- the pyk gene encoding pyruvate kinase, with amino-acid sequence MRPGPRKDGPMRRTKIVCTVGPSIRSPEMIRQVLEAGVDVFRLNFSHGTPDDHRCSVHRIRSAADDLGKPVAILQDLPGPKIRVGTFQHGPVQLDAGDGFTLTTEPVPGSRTSVSVNYAGLPEEVCPGQRLLLADGLVELRIEAVEPPDIRCKVLLGGSLSDHKGITVPRGAKGINAFTDKDRELLVEGLDMGVDMAALSFVRNRGDVLSARKLLDDRGASLPLMAKIEKPEAVDALDDILPAVDALMVARGDLGVEIPYEDVPLVQKDIITKALQAARPVVTATQMLRSMVDSSRPTRAEAADVANAVLDGSDAVMLSEESATGAYPVEAVHALATIAEQAEARLFQRTVHGNPVRRGIPGVSEAISHASCVLALEAGAKAIVCCTRSGHTARVAARHRISVPIIAVSPEVATVRRLALVWGVKPVLCAEFDTTDGMIRTSLDAAREAGGLSRGGHIVIVGGSPSAGPGHTDFVRIAAVP; translated from the coding sequence ATGCGGCCCGGCCCGCGAAAGGACGGACCGATGCGACGTACCAAAATCGTTTGCACCGTGGGTCCCTCCATCCGTTCGCCCGAGATGATCCGCCAGGTACTCGAGGCCGGCGTAGACGTCTTCCGTCTCAATTTCTCCCATGGCACCCCGGACGACCACAGGTGCAGCGTCCACCGCATCCGGTCCGCCGCGGACGACCTCGGCAAGCCCGTCGCGATCCTCCAGGACCTGCCCGGTCCGAAGATCCGCGTCGGTACGTTTCAACACGGTCCCGTTCAACTCGATGCGGGCGATGGTTTCACCCTGACAACGGAACCGGTGCCCGGCAGCCGGACCAGCGTGTCGGTGAATTACGCAGGCCTTCCGGAGGAGGTATGCCCGGGACAGCGCCTGTTGCTGGCCGACGGTCTGGTCGAACTGCGTATCGAGGCGGTGGAACCGCCCGATATTCGGTGCAAAGTACTCCTCGGCGGTTCACTCTCGGATCACAAGGGCATCACGGTACCGCGTGGAGCAAAGGGTATCAACGCCTTCACGGACAAGGACCGGGAACTGCTGGTGGAAGGGCTCGATATGGGCGTGGATATGGCCGCGCTTTCCTTTGTCCGAAACCGGGGTGACGTGTTGAGCGCACGCAAGCTGCTGGACGACAGGGGGGCAAGCCTGCCCCTGATGGCGAAGATCGAAAAACCGGAGGCCGTGGACGCGCTGGACGACATCCTCCCGGCCGTGGATGCGCTCATGGTCGCGCGGGGAGACCTGGGCGTGGAAATCCCCTACGAGGATGTCCCGCTGGTGCAGAAGGACATCATCACCAAGGCCCTGCAGGCCGCTAGGCCCGTCGTAACGGCCACGCAGATGCTGCGGTCCATGGTCGACAGTTCCCGGCCCACGCGGGCGGAGGCCGCCGACGTGGCCAACGCGGTCCTCGACGGATCGGACGCGGTGATGCTATCGGAAGAAAGCGCTACGGGCGCCTATCCGGTGGAGGCCGTGCATGCGCTGGCGACTATCGCGGAACAGGCCGAAGCCAGGTTGTTCCAGCGAACGGTGCACGGAAACCCGGTGCGTCGAGGGATCCCCGGCGTTTCGGAAGCAATCAGCCATGCGTCCTGCGTCCTGGCCCTGGAGGCAGGCGCGAAGGCCATCGTCTGCTGCACGCGGTCGGGTCACACCGCCCGGGTGGCCGCGCGACACCGGATCAGCGTGCCGATCATCGCCGTGAGCCCGGAGGTGGCGACCGTTCGCCGCCTCGCCCTGGTCTGGGGCGTCAAACCGGTGCTGTGCGCCGAGTTCGACACGACGGACGGGATGATCCGCACGTCGCTCGACGCGGCCCGCGAGGCCGGTGGTCTCAGCCGGGGAGGCCACATCGTCATCGTCGGCGGATCGCCGTCGGCAGGACCCGGTCACACGGATTTCGTCCGAATCGCCGCCGTGCCCTAG
- a CDS encoding sodium/solute symporter (Members of the Solute:Sodium Symporter (SSS), TC 2.A.21 as described in tcdb.org, catalyze solute:Na+ symport. Known solutes for members of the family include sugars, amino acids, nucleosides, inositols, vitamins, urea or anions, depending on the system.): MTPGGLTPVDWTIIIGYALATISLGYYYSRRQSTVREYFTGGGRMPPTLIGFSLFATLLSTISYLSIPGEAIGKGPVWMLNYLTIPIIFLVVGYGLIPVYMRTRVTSAYELLEDRLGLGIRLLGAVMFILLRLVWMALLIYLSAKAMTVMLGVGDDWIPVITLVTGLVAVIYTSLGGLRAVVITDTLQTLLMLGGAILVIVTVTLHFDGFGWIPGSWQPHWDAQPVFSLDPSVRLTVIGSMMASMTWAIATAGGDQTVVQRFMATTDARAARRSYLTQQLVGLCIGVTLWVAGFALLGFFQDQPGLLPAGADLDGLADHVFPHYIAYYLPPGVSGFVVAAMFAAAMSSLDSGVNAITAVVSTDFIDRFRKSPATEKQLTRTAKTLAFVIGAIAVGASSLMELVPGNITAVTNKTSNLLTTPIFALFFFALFVPFARPAGVVAGAVCGVLTASLIAFSGPLFGMLPDGNDPVSFMWISPVALAVNLGVGTTVSWILARNGKSNHATG; this comes from the coding sequence ATGACTCCCGGCGGACTGACGCCCGTCGACTGGACCATCATCATCGGATACGCCCTGGCGACCATATCGCTGGGCTATTACTACAGCCGCAGGCAGAGCACCGTCAGGGAGTATTTCACCGGCGGGGGGCGCATGCCGCCGACGCTGATCGGCTTCTCGCTGTTCGCCACGCTGCTCAGTACCATCTCCTACCTGTCCATTCCGGGCGAGGCCATCGGCAAGGGGCCCGTCTGGATGCTCAACTACCTGACGATTCCGATCATCTTTTTGGTAGTCGGCTACGGGCTGATTCCCGTCTACATGCGGACGCGCGTGACCAGCGCCTACGAACTGCTGGAGGACCGGCTCGGTCTGGGCATCCGCCTGCTGGGCGCGGTGATGTTCATCCTGCTCCGGCTGGTCTGGATGGCTCTGCTGATCTACCTGTCCGCCAAGGCCATGACCGTCATGCTGGGCGTGGGTGATGACTGGATCCCCGTCATCACCCTGGTTACCGGGCTCGTGGCGGTCATCTACACCTCGCTGGGCGGACTGCGGGCCGTGGTGATTACCGACACGCTCCAGACCCTGCTCATGCTCGGCGGCGCCATACTGGTAATCGTGACGGTTACCCTGCATTTCGACGGATTCGGCTGGATTCCGGGCTCCTGGCAGCCCCATTGGGACGCGCAGCCTGTCTTCAGCCTGGACCCGTCCGTGCGCCTGACCGTAATCGGCTCCATGATGGCGTCCATGACGTGGGCGATTGCCACGGCCGGGGGCGACCAGACCGTGGTGCAGCGTTTCATGGCAACCACCGACGCCCGCGCGGCCAGGCGGTCCTACCTGACCCAGCAACTGGTGGGGCTCTGCATCGGGGTCACCCTGTGGGTCGCGGGTTTCGCCCTCCTCGGATTCTTCCAGGACCAACCCGGCCTGCTGCCCGCCGGCGCCGACCTGGACGGACTGGCCGACCATGTGTTCCCCCATTACATCGCCTACTACCTGCCGCCCGGCGTATCGGGGTTCGTGGTCGCCGCCATGTTCGCGGCCGCCATGTCCAGCCTGGACTCGGGCGTCAATGCGATTACGGCCGTGGTATCTACGGATTTCATCGACCGGTTCAGAAAGTCGCCGGCTACCGAGAAACAGTTGACGCGTACGGCTAAAACGCTCGCCTTCGTCATCGGCGCCATTGCCGTGGGCGCGAGTTCGCTGATGGAACTGGTACCCGGCAACATCACGGCGGTGACCAACAAGACCTCGAATCTGCTGACGACGCCTATATTCGCCCTGTTCTTCTTCGCGCTGTTCGTGCCGTTCGCCCGCCCGGCCGGCGTCGTCGCAGGCGCAGTGTGCGGCGTCCTCACCGCTTCGCTCATCGCCTTCTCCGGTCCGCTCTTCGGCATGTTGCCCGATGGGAACGATCCGGTCAGCTTCATGTGGATCAGTCCCGTGGCCCTGGCCGTGAACCTGGGGGTCGGCACGACGGTCAGCTGGATACTGGCGCGGAACGGGAAATCGAATCATGCAACAGGATAA